From the Streptomyces syringium genome, one window contains:
- a CDS encoding cytochrome c oxidase subunit 4, which produces MKIQGRMFIWLAVFILAMAAVYGVWSKEPVGTTALFMAFGLSIMIGYYLAFTARRVDTGAQDDKDADVADDAGELGFFAPHSWQPLSLAVGGAIAFLGVIFGWWLMYFGAPIIMIGLFGWVFEFYRGADQNQ; this is translated from the coding sequence GTGAAGATCCAAGGACGGATGTTCATCTGGCTCGCCGTCTTCATCCTCGCCATGGCGGCCGTCTACGGCGTGTGGTCGAAGGAGCCGGTCGGTACCACGGCGCTGTTCATGGCCTTCGGCCTGAGCATCATGATCGGCTACTACCTGGCGTTCACCGCGCGCCGGGTGGACACCGGTGCCCAGGACGACAAGGACGCGGACGTCGCGGACGACGCCGGTGAGCTGGGCTTCTTCGCCCCGCACAGCTGGCAGCCGCTGTCCCTGGCCGTCGGTGGCGCGATCGCCTTCCTGGGCGTCATCTTCGGCTGGTGGCTGATGTACTTCGGAGCGCCGATCATCATGATCGGTCTCTTCGGCTGGGTGTTCGAGTTCTACCGCGGCGCGGACCAGAACCAGTAG
- the ctaD gene encoding aa3-type cytochrome oxidase subunit I, whose translation MSILNEPQGAAAATATAAPPVRQKQPGSNVIKWLTTTDHKTIGTLYLVTSFAFFCIGGVMALLMRAELARPGTQIMSNEQFNQAFTMHGTIMLLMFATPLFAGFANWIMPLQIGAPDVAFPRLNMFAYWLYLFGSLIAVAGFLTPQGAADFGWFAYTPLSDAVRSPGVGADMWIMGLAFSGFGTILGSVNFITTIICMRAPGMTMFRMPIFTWNVLLTGVLVLLAFPVLAAALFALEADRKFGAQIFNPANGGGLLWQHLFWFFGHPEVYIIALPFFGIISEVIPVFSRKPMFGYIGLIAATISIAGLSVTVWAHHMYVTGGVLLPFFSFMTFLIAVPTGVKFFNWIGTMWKGSLSFETPMLWAVGFLITFTFGGLTGVILASPPMDFHVSDSYFVVAHFHYVIFGTVVFAMFSGFHFWWPKFTGKMLDERLGKITFWTLFVGFHGTFLVQHWLGAEGMPRRYADYLAADGFTLLNTISTISSFLLGLSMLPFMYNVWKTAKYGKKVEVDDPWGYGRSLEWATSCPPPRHNFLTLPRIRSESPAFDLHHPEIAALELEENLSADDKALAGGKEAGK comes from the coding sequence GTGAGCATCCTCAACGAACCCCAGGGTGCCGCCGCCGCGACAGCCACGGCAGCACCGCCCGTACGCCAGAAGCAGCCCGGCAGTAATGTGATCAAGTGGCTCACCACCACTGACCACAAGACGATCGGCACGCTGTACCTGGTCACGTCGTTCGCGTTCTTCTGCATCGGCGGCGTGATGGCGCTCCTCATGCGCGCCGAACTCGCCCGTCCCGGCACGCAGATCATGTCGAACGAGCAGTTCAACCAGGCGTTCACGATGCACGGCACGATCATGCTGCTGATGTTCGCGACGCCGCTGTTCGCCGGATTCGCGAACTGGATCATGCCGCTGCAGATCGGCGCGCCCGATGTGGCGTTCCCGCGGCTGAACATGTTCGCCTACTGGCTCTACCTCTTCGGCTCGCTGATCGCGGTGGCCGGCTTCCTCACCCCGCAGGGTGCCGCCGACTTCGGCTGGTTCGCCTACACCCCGCTGTCGGACGCGGTCCGTTCGCCGGGTGTCGGCGCCGATATGTGGATCATGGGTCTGGCCTTCTCCGGCTTCGGCACGATCCTCGGTTCGGTCAACTTCATCACCACGATCATCTGCATGCGCGCGCCCGGCATGACGATGTTCCGCATGCCGATCTTCACGTGGAACGTCCTGCTGACCGGTGTCCTGGTCCTGCTGGCCTTCCCGGTGCTCGCCGCCGCGCTGTTCGCCCTGGAGGCGGACCGTAAATTCGGTGCGCAGATCTTCAACCCGGCCAACGGTGGCGGACTGCTCTGGCAGCACCTCTTCTGGTTCTTCGGACACCCAGAGGTGTACATCATCGCGCTGCCGTTCTTCGGCATCATTTCCGAGGTCATCCCGGTCTTCTCCCGTAAGCCGATGTTCGGCTACATCGGTCTGATCGCCGCGACGATTTCGATCGCCGGTCTGTCGGTGACGGTGTGGGCGCACCACATGTACGTCACCGGTGGTGTGCTGTTGCCCTTCTTCTCCTTCATGACCTTCCTGATCGCGGTCCCGACCGGTGTGAAGTTCTTCAACTGGATCGGCACCATGTGGAAGGGCTCGCTGTCCTTCGAGACCCCGATGCTGTGGGCCGTCGGCTTCCTGATCACCTTCACCTTCGGTGGTCTGACCGGCGTCATCCTGGCCTCGCCCCCGATGGACTTCCACGTCTCCGACTCGTACTTCGTGGTCGCGCACTTCCACTACGTCATCTTCGGCACCGTGGTGTTCGCGATGTTCTCCGGCTTCCACTTCTGGTGGCCGAAGTTCACGGGCAAGATGCTGGACGAGCGCCTGGGCAAGATCACCTTCTGGACGCTGTTCGTGGGCTTCCACGGCACGTTCCTGGTGCAGCACTGGCTGGGTGCCGAGGGCATGCCGCGTCGCTACGCGGACTACCTCGCGGCCGACGGCTTCACCCTGCTGAACACCATCTCGACGATCAGCTCGTTCCTGCTCGGTCTGTCGATGCTGCCCTTCATGTACAACGTGTGGAAGACCGCGAAGTACGGCAAGAAGGTGGAGGTCGACGACCCGTGGGGCTACGGCCGTTCGCTGGAGTGGGCGACGTCCTGCCCGCCGCCGCGGCACAACTTCCTCACCCTGCCGCGGATCCGGTCCGAATCCCCGGCGTTCGACCTGCACCACCCGGAGATCGCGGCTCTCGAGCTCGAAGAGAACCTCTCCGCGGATGACAAGGCCCTCGCGGGTGGCAAGGAGGCCGGCAAGTGA
- the ctaC gene encoding aa3-type cytochrome oxidase subunit II — MSPNGSDRSSRRPVRRKLLQALAAGAVLATATGCTSKDFPRLGMPTPVTEEAPRILSLWQGSWAAALAVGVLVWGLIIWSVIFHRRSRSKVQVPPQTRYNMPIEALYTVVPIIIVSVLFYFTARDENKLLTNPEKPQHVINVVGFQWSWAFNYMENVDGNAATPAKPLRENKELDAIPDRFLKKAPAGAEGVYDVGVPGDRNPQNNNPGPTLWLPKGETVQFILTSRDVIHSFWVVPFLMKQDVFPAHTNSFTVTPNKEGTFMGKCAELCGQDHSRMLFNVKVVSPERYRAHLKELAAKGQTGYQPAGIAQTPHAKNAETKNK, encoded by the coding sequence GTGAGTCCCAACGGCTCCGACCGCTCGTCGCGGCGCCCGGTGCGGCGGAAGCTGCTGCAGGCGCTGGCCGCGGGCGCTGTCCTTGCGACCGCCACCGGTTGCACATCGAAGGACTTCCCCCGCCTCGGAATGCCCACTCCCGTCACGGAAGAGGCGCCGCGGATCCTCTCCCTGTGGCAAGGCTCTTGGGCCGCCGCCCTCGCGGTCGGCGTTCTGGTGTGGGGCCTGATCATCTGGAGCGTCATCTTCCACCGGCGCAGCCGGAGCAAGGTGCAGGTCCCTCCGCAGACCCGGTACAACATGCCCATCGAGGCGCTGTACACCGTGGTCCCGATCATCATCGTCTCGGTGCTCTTCTATTTCACCGCGCGCGATGAGAACAAGCTCCTGACCAACCCCGAGAAGCCGCAGCACGTCATCAACGTGGTCGGTTTCCAGTGGAGCTGGGCGTTCAACTACATGGAGAACGTCGACGGCAACGCCGCCACCCCGGCCAAGCCGCTCCGCGAGAACAAGGAGCTGGACGCGATCCCCGACCGGTTCCTGAAGAAGGCACCGGCCGGCGCCGAGGGCGTCTACGACGTCGGTGTCCCCGGTGACCGGAACCCGCAGAACAACAACCCGGGCCCCACGCTGTGGCTGCCCAAGGGTGAGACGGTCCAGTTCATCCTGACCTCGCGGGATGTCATCCACTCCTTCTGGGTGGTGCCCTTCCTGATGAAGCAGGACGTCTTCCCGGCGCACACCAACAGCTTCACGGTGACTCCGAACAAGGAGGGCACCTTCATGGGCAAGTGCGCCGAGCTCTGCGGCCAGGACCACTCCCGGATGCTCTTCAACGTCAAGGTCGTCTCTCCTGAGCGTTACCGGGCGCACCTGAAGGAGCTGGCGGCAAAGGGCCAGACCGGCTACCAGCCGGCGGGCATCGCGCAGACCCCTCACGCGAAGAACGCGGAGACCAAGAACAAGTGA
- a CDS encoding cysteine desulfurase/sulfurtransferase TusA family protein has translation MPYFDTASAAPLHPVARQALLAALDEGWADPARLYREGRRARLLLDAAREAAAEAVGCRPDELVFTPSGTRALHDGIAGALAGRRRVGRHLAVSAVEHSAVLQSAAELQAAGGAVTEVPVDRTGRVEPGTFAAALRPDTALAALQSANHEVGTEQPVAEVAEACRAAGVPLLVDAAQSLGWGPVTGGWSLLTASAHKWGGPSGVGLLAVRKGVRFAARGPADERESGRAPGFPNLPAIIAAAASLRAVRQEAAAEGARLRALVDRIRERVPQLVPDVEVVGDPERRLPHLVTFSCLYVDGETLLHALDRAGFSVSSGSSCTSSTLAPSHVLRAMGALSEGNIRVSLPTGTTEEDVEGFLEVLPRVVSSVREQLGAPTGAPAAAGGTPELVLDALGKRCPIPVIELAKVIGEVPTGGLVTVLSDDEAARLDIPAWCAMRDQEYVGERPAERGAAYVVRRRV, from the coding sequence GTGCCCTACTTCGACACCGCGTCCGCCGCCCCCCTGCACCCCGTCGCCCGTCAGGCGCTGCTCGCCGCCCTCGACGAGGGCTGGGCCGACCCGGCGCGGCTCTACCGGGAGGGCCGCCGGGCCCGGCTGTTGCTGGACGCCGCGCGCGAGGCCGCGGCGGAGGCCGTCGGTTGCCGGCCCGACGAGCTCGTCTTCACCCCATCGGGTACCCGCGCCCTGCACGACGGGATCGCCGGGGCGCTCGCGGGCCGCCGGCGCGTGGGCCGCCATCTGGCGGTGTCCGCCGTCGAGCACTCCGCCGTGCTGCAGAGCGCGGCGGAGCTCCAGGCGGCGGGCGGCGCGGTCACCGAGGTCCCGGTGGACCGTACGGGCCGGGTCGAGCCCGGGACGTTCGCGGCGGCGCTGCGCCCGGACACCGCGCTGGCCGCGCTGCAGTCGGCCAACCACGAGGTGGGCACGGAGCAGCCGGTGGCCGAGGTGGCCGAGGCCTGCCGGGCGGCGGGGGTGCCGCTGCTCGTGGACGCCGCCCAGTCGCTCGGCTGGGGTCCGGTCACCGGCGGCTGGTCCCTGCTGACGGCGAGCGCGCACAAGTGGGGCGGGCCGTCGGGGGTGGGCCTGCTGGCCGTGCGCAAGGGCGTGCGGTTCGCCGCGCGGGGGCCGGCGGACGAGCGGGAGTCGGGCCGGGCGCCCGGCTTCCCGAACCTGCCCGCGATCATCGCGGCGGCCGCGTCACTGCGGGCCGTACGGCAGGAGGCGGCGGCCGAAGGGGCCCGGCTGCGGGCTCTGGTGGACCGGATCCGGGAGCGGGTGCCACAGCTCGTACCGGACGTCGAGGTCGTCGGCGACCCGGAGCGGCGACTGCCGCATCTGGTCACCTTCTCGTGTCTGTATGTCGACGGTGAGACCCTGCTGCACGCCCTGGACCGGGCCGGCTTCTCCGTCTCCTCCGGCTCCTCCTGCACCTCCAGCACGCTGGCCCCGAGCCATGTGCTGCGGGCGATGGGGGCGCTGTCGGAGGGCAACATCCGGGTGTCGCTGCCGACGGGCACGACCGAGGAGGACGTCGAGGGTTTCCTGGAGGTGCTGCCCCGGGTGGTGTCGTCCGTGCGGGAACAGCTGGGTGCGCCCACGGGGGCCCCGGCCGCGGCCGGCGGTACCCCGGAGCTGGTCCTGGACGCGCTCGGCAAGCGGTGCCCGATCCCGGTGATCGAGCTGGCGAAGGTCATCGGCGAGGTGCCGACGGGCGGCCTGGTCACGGTGCTGTCCGACGACGAGGCGGCCCGGCTGGACATCCCGGCGTGGTGCGCGATGCGGGACCAGGAGTACGTGGGCGAGCGCCCGGCGGAGCGGGGCGCGGCGTACGTGGTGCGGCGTCGCGTCTAG
- a CDS encoding carbohydrate kinase family protein has translation MRIAVTGSIATDHLMTFPGRFADQLVADQLHTVSLSFLVDELDVRRGGVGPNICFGMGVLGLRPVLVGAAGQDFAEYRAWLDRHGVDTASVRISEVLHTARFVCTTDTDHNQIASFYTGAMSEARQIELHPVAERVGGLDLVLIGADDPEAMLRHTEECRTRAIPFAADPSQQLARLEGDDIRLLIEGATYLFTNEYEKALIESKTGWTDAEVLAKVGTRVTTLGARGVRIERTGEPAIEVGCAQEEAKVDPTGVGDAFRAGFLAGLTWELSVERAAQLGCMLATLVIETLGTQEYELRRGHFMDRFAKAYGEDAAAEVKAHLA, from the coding sequence GTGCGTATCGCAGTCACCGGCTCCATCGCCACCGACCACCTGATGACTTTCCCCGGCCGCTTCGCCGATCAGCTCGTGGCGGACCAGCTGCACACCGTTTCGCTGTCCTTCCTCGTCGACGAGCTCGACGTCCGCCGGGGCGGCGTCGGCCCCAACATCTGCTTCGGCATGGGCGTGCTCGGTCTGCGCCCGGTGCTGGTCGGCGCCGCCGGCCAGGACTTCGCCGAATACCGCGCGTGGCTCGACCGGCACGGCGTCGACACCGCGTCGGTGCGGATCTCCGAGGTCCTGCACACGGCCCGCTTCGTCTGCACGACGGACACCGACCACAACCAGATCGCGTCGTTCTACACCGGCGCGATGAGCGAGGCCCGCCAGATCGAGCTGCACCCGGTCGCCGAGCGGGTCGGCGGGCTCGACCTCGTCCTGATCGGCGCGGACGACCCCGAGGCGATGCTGCGCCACACCGAGGAGTGCCGCACCCGTGCCATCCCCTTCGCGGCCGACCCCTCCCAGCAGCTCGCCCGCCTGGAGGGCGACGACATCCGCCTGCTGATCGAGGGCGCCACGTACCTGTTCACCAACGAGTACGAGAAGGCCCTGATCGAGTCCAAGACGGGCTGGACGGACGCCGAGGTCCTCGCCAAGGTCGGCACCCGCGTCACCACCCTCGGCGCGCGCGGCGTCCGCATCGAGCGCACCGGCGAGCCCGCCATCGAGGTCGGCTGCGCCCAGGAAGAGGCCAAGGTCGACCCGACGGGCGTCGGCGACGCCTTCCGCGCGGGCTTCCTCGCGGGCCTGACCTGGGAGCTCTCCGTCGAGCGCGCCGCGCAGCTGGGCTGCATGCTCGCGACGCTCGTCATCGAGACCCTCGGCACCCAGGAGTACGAGCTGCGCCGCGGCCACTTCATGGACCGCTTCGCCAAGGCGTACGGCGAGGACGCGGCCGCCGAGGTCAAGGCTCACCTGGCGTAA
- a CDS encoding HesB/IscA family protein, whose protein sequence is MSVQDEKTTVSDGILLSDAAAAKVKGLLEQEGREDLALRVAVQPGGCSGLRYQLFFDERSLDGDVVKDFDGVKVVTDRMSAPYLGGASIDFVDTIEKQGFTIDNPNATGSCACGDSFS, encoded by the coding sequence ATGTCCGTTCAGGACGAGAAGACCACTGTGAGCGACGGCATCCTCCTGTCCGACGCCGCCGCCGCCAAGGTCAAGGGCCTGCTCGAGCAGGAAGGCCGCGAGGACCTCGCGCTGCGCGTCGCCGTTCAGCCCGGTGGCTGCTCCGGCCTGCGTTACCAGCTCTTCTTCGACGAGCGCTCGCTCGACGGTGACGTGGTCAAGGACTTCGACGGCGTCAAGGTCGTCACCGACCGGATGAGCGCCCCGTACCTGGGCGGCGCCTCCATCGACTTCGTCGACACCATCGAGAAGCAGGGCTTCACGATCGACAACCCGAACGCCACGGGCTCCTGCGCCTGCGGCGACTCGTTCAGCTAG
- the nadA gene encoding quinolinate synthase NadA: MTTAQPLDVQAPSLSPLALLLLGRESDPRSERGVECPGDLPAASDPDLVERARAAKAKLGNKVFVLGHHYQRDEVIEFADVTGDSFKLARDAAARPDAEYIVFCGVHFMAESADILTTEDQQVVLPDLAAGCSMADMATAEQVAECWDVLTEAGIADVTVPVSYMNSSADIKAFTGKHGGTICTSSNAERALNWAFEQGEKILFLPDQHLGRNTAVRDMGMSLDDCVLYNPHKPNGGLTVEELRAAKMILWRGHCSVHGRFSLDSVNDVRERIPGVNVLVHPECRHEVVAAADYVGSTEYIIKTLEAAPAGSKWAIGTELNLVRRLANRFADQGKEIVFLDKTVCFCSTMNRIDLPHLVWALESLADGKVVNRIEVDPEVASFSKLALERMLALP; the protein is encoded by the coding sequence GTGACCACCGCCCAACCCTTGGATGTCCAGGCTCCTTCTCTTTCGCCCCTCGCCCTCCTGCTGCTCGGCCGTGAGTCCGACCCCCGCAGCGAGCGCGGTGTGGAGTGCCCCGGCGATCTGCCGGCGGCGTCCGACCCGGACCTGGTGGAGCGCGCCCGCGCGGCCAAGGCGAAGCTCGGCAACAAGGTCTTCGTGCTCGGCCACCACTACCAGCGCGACGAGGTCATCGAGTTCGCGGATGTGACCGGGGACTCCTTCAAGCTCGCGCGCGACGCGGCCGCCCGGCCCGACGCCGAGTACATCGTCTTCTGCGGTGTGCACTTCATGGCCGAGTCCGCGGACATCCTGACCACGGAGGACCAGCAGGTCGTCCTGCCGGACCTGGCCGCGGGCTGCTCGATGGCCGACATGGCCACCGCCGAACAGGTCGCCGAGTGCTGGGACGTCCTCACCGAGGCCGGCATAGCCGACGTGACCGTCCCGGTCTCGTACATGAACTCCTCGGCCGACATCAAGGCCTTCACCGGCAAGCACGGCGGCACGATCTGCACCTCCTCCAACGCCGAGCGGGCGCTGAACTGGGCCTTCGAGCAGGGTGAGAAGATCCTCTTCCTCCCCGACCAGCACCTGGGCCGCAACACCGCCGTCCGCGACATGGGCATGTCCCTGGACGACTGCGTGCTGTACAACCCGCACAAGCCGAACGGCGGCCTGACCGTCGAGGAGCTGCGCGCGGCGAAGATGATCCTGTGGCGCGGCCACTGCTCCGTGCACGGCCGTTTCTCGCTGGACTCGGTCAACGACGTGCGCGAGCGCATCCCGGGCGTCAACGTGCTGGTGCACCCCGAGTGCCGGCACGAGGTCGTGGCGGCGGCGGACTACGTCGGCTCGACGGAGTACATCATCAAGACCCTGGAGGCCGCCCCGGCCGGGTCGAAGTGGGCCATCGGCACCGAGCTCAACCTGGTCCGCCGGCTCGCGAACCGTTTCGCCGACCAGGGCAAGGAGATCGTCTTCCTCGACAAGACGGTCTGCTTCTGCTCGACCATGAACCGCATCGACCTGCCGCACCTGGTGTGGGCGCTGGAGTCGCTGGCGGACGGCAAGGTCGTGAACCGGATCGAGGTCGACCCCGAGGTCGCGAGCTTCTCCAAGCTGGCCCTGGAGCGGATGCTGGCGCTTCCGTAG